A window of Populus trichocarpa isolate Nisqually-1 chromosome 17, P.trichocarpa_v4.1, whole genome shotgun sequence genomic DNA:
atgaggataaaaattaaaatacaaaataaattttatatttaattgaagggtgaaattgaaaaaaaaattaatttagtaaaatgacatttttttaaaaagaattaggataaaaattgactttaaaaataaaaacattgttgtAATTAAAggggaaaattaaaaagaataataacttttataaaaggacaaaaaaacaattagaaatcaaaacaatgaagatcaaattaaaaaaaaaatataataccatcaatttaaattaaaagatgaaattaaaaactaccAAATTTTTTACAAAAGAGCCAATGATAGAAAATAGAAATCTAAAGAATAAAGACCACATTGGaggaatataatatttggtaaattgggatggaaggataaaattgaaaacaaataaaacttctacaaaagattcaagattaaaaaaaattagaaatcaaaagaataaaaacaaaaattgaattgcTAACAACCAAGAGGGCTGAGCTGTAATTTTTtgaggagagagaagaaagaaaaagaaaaagaaaaagaaatgctcATTGACTTCAAATCAGACCACCAACAGAGACACATACCACACTAATAGAAAGAGGACATGGTGACACTTTCAATAACATGACAGAAAGGTATTTTTGAATGTTGAGAGGCGTCACAAGCGCCGCTCGAAGGGCGTTGATACCTCCAACGCATACCCATCTTTTTTGTTTagccaaatataaaattactctTGAGCtgattttgtaattataaaaaaactattgtgaaaAGTTGAAAACGCCCCTTGactttttgcttattttttttttattttaagggtatttttttagtttcaatgtgtattttaattgtttattttttttttatatttttgcaaataCCAAAGTTCTCCTCATCTGAAATtataatagcaaaaaaaatcattgtgaaaatgtaaaaatatcCATTGACACcagatttaaatttgttttgcttttaaagaaatttgagttattttattgtataattaaaacaaaaatttacttATTCATTCTATTTGGTAATAACAATAaactatgcaaaaaaaaaaaaaaaaaacttcaatgcTATTagattgtgttttaagttttttaagtaaaaaagaaaaaacactagAAAGAATAAATCTACAGCACCTCtaggttccttttctttttgtccctcttcatatataaaaagagaagacaCTTGAAGTTACTTAAGAAGTAAGAGTCCCCTTACCAACTCTACCTTTTCAAATCGTGTACATGCATATCCTCCATTGGTGTCTgctattgtttttcaaaagtattcttAGCTCAATCTTTTGTCCCTTTTactcttaatttattaaaatgttgATATGCATAAAGTTGTTAAACCTTACCCATTTTATAACTCGAATAACATCAAAACttagtttctttctttgtttgtttttttctaaaaagttataaagatattttttttgattttttttaaaaattaaattgaattttaaccGAGTTAATCAGGATATGAGTGGACTCGTTAGATTACTCGAGTTAGcttttactctatttttttaaaaaccaacctGGACTAAGTTCTATATCAACTTGTATGGTCAGATAAAGTttaataagattgaaaaaaaattagtttttatgttattattttattttgaaatcattACCAtaggatatataaaaaaattctcataaatatattattatgattCTGAATGATTTatctaaaatttctttaataaaaatctaatcttaaaatataaaaactaatccaataatactattaatattaacataacaATAAAGAGAGACTACGTCTCCTCTTTTACTAACATTCCTTAGCATAGATGCAATCAATACAAAAATAGCTAACAGTTTCCATTAAGAAATTGAGTATGTCATCATTAACGTAAAGTAACAAACTAGGACCATCTTATACTACACCTTTTGTATTTATTAGGCACTTTAATAACATATGAAGTTGAGTATACTAGGGTGGTTCCATGGTTGAAAAAATCCGGACCGGCTTGTTGTATTAATTCAGGACTTAATTGATCTAAAATTTAATCAACTCGAGATTAAAATTAGTTCGGgttaaagaagaaataaaaaaaacccaactaaTCTAatcaaaaatctaaattgatCCACTAACCTAATTAATTTGGTCAAAACTTAGTTCTTAACcccttaactcttttttttaaatttttttatcaaaacaatattattttaattttttttaattcttttctttaaaaccCGAAACTTCAACCTTACcctaattaaattttacaaactaTGGGTGGTCCAAACCCATATCAGAAGAGTGGCTCTAGATTTTGCCCGTTACTTCTTGAATTCGTTGTGGTCAATTCAAGCCGAgcaaacaatataattatagtattttttttccttttaccatatatatatatatatataaatccttTATTTTGTTCGTTGTATCTTTTTGACCTCTCCTTCGTCgacaaataaagtaaaaaaaagaaaaaaaaaagaaatagggtTCCTTTCTCATTTATTGAGCAAAGACAACATGGATGCTGCTTGtcttttaatatagttttagtTAGATTCATCCACACCttacataaaataaacaagGTACAAATCAAATGGTGACTGTGGTCATGACCAAAGAGCCAAAATGGGTTCTTAACTTGACCACAATGCGCAAGAGTTTGGTCTTTTTTTGACTTCCTGAGAGAGACACGTTTCCTTCACTTTTcacatttgatcaaattaatccCTCtactttatatttatcaaagaaGCCCTTCTGCTTCAAATTAAAGAGTATTTGACAACTCCCATCCAATTATCCTCAACATTTTTCAATCACTTATAATCTTTAGTCAGTGTATGAGTTTGATAAAAGGGATCATATCATCATTATTTGCAAGTAAAAGGGTTGATTTGTTgtgatttgaaagaaaaaaggactCAATTTGACTAGCACATAAAATACAAGGACCATAAGAATCCTTAACCACATTCTCATTATGCAGCCACCTCCATTGTCATGCAGTCCCATCTACAAATAGCACCGTTTGGGTGTGTACAGGACCGAATAAGGTagacaaagaaaaaagcttggAAGGAGTTGGTGTAATTTAATGAGTGgattaagttgaaaaataaccaaacttcCTCCACTCAAACATGTGAGTATTTGACGAGGACTTGGTAGCTTATTTAAGTGTTTGACATGTGGGTTGATATTGTTGTTAAGAGATTTTTTCTGCTTTGAAAGTTACGAGGAGAACTTGGttaagaaatttgaaattctaGAGGTGTGTTTTCAGGTGAGGTTCCTTACTAGGAGAtacgttttcttcttccttttttttggatttcgTGGACTGTAAAAAGACATGTTGCATAGGAAGAGTCTCAGCTTCTAGATAgagattttttcttctaataatcAATATAAGAAGGCAGCTCCTGGAAGATTTGAATGGGCTAAGCTAGCTCCTGTCTTTCCTTGATTCAAGTCGTTGTAAGCAGCTGGGGTTGAAGCAGGATATATATTGCATACTTGAAGCTTTTGATCATATATGAGAAGTTTCTGCTGGAGGATTTTGGAGAATATTTGAAAACTTTTACAAGATTTTTGTTGAGATATTGAAGTACAGATTGAAGATATCTAGCTGTTGAAGGAGGGCTGTCTACTTGTTTTGGTAAGTTAACTGAATTGCTATGATCTAGTTTGCAGTGTATCTTTTCTTGGTCCCAAAATTCTGGTGGCATCTGCTTGCCCCAGTCATTAAAAAGGAAGGAGAGACTATCCCTTCTGCACCTTTTTTTGTATCCTTCTCTTCTGTTTCGAGATGATGTCTTCTCTGTTTCGAGATAATATTAGagaaaatctttttatatttgtcttttCTGAGTTGAGATAGTACCTTTCATACATTAAATTTAGGAAAAATGCATGGAAACATAATCTTTGATTAAGCTTTTTGAGATTCTTGAGAAAGCAAATTGGTGATCTTGTAACTTCGAAGAGGTCCCATGTGCAGATTTGGTAGGTTACAAAATGTTCTTTACTTGCAAAGGAGTTTGTGCTCCATAAAACAAGTAGCTTTTGCAAAAGTTGTGCAACTATTTATGAAGCAGAAAACATCTTTCTCCATTCACACTTAAAGTAAATTgcactttttttgtttaattctttctttttcctcaagGGAGATTATTAGTTTAATCTCCAGCTTCCTTAAAGCTTAACAAGTAATGCTAAAATGATCCATGCAAATTAAAGTTAAGCCacccatcttcttcttctctcttgttAGTCAGGTTCTGGTTGAAGTATTAAGAACTTGTTTGATGGGTTTTAGTTTTTCTGTCAAATTAGTTTGATGGGTTAGGTCAGTCCATTTCCTGGTGTGGTTCAAAAAGTACCATTAGGATTAGCATTGGGTTAGTTGGAAAATCATGGCTGCATCAATTCTGGTCAATCCAATTTTATGAGCAATATTTGTTTACTTTTCTACTGCTTGGTTGACAGGTTAGAGATGGGCTCCACACATGCCACCCTCTTGGTTGTTTCCTTGATTTTCTTGGTCATTTTAGGCTCAAATCTCATTGCAGGACAAACCTTCTCATCAAATTCTTCTGAGCCTGGTAAGTTTTCGAAGATTGAAGTTGCTCTTCAATCCGGAAATCCAAACTGGCCCATTTCCTTAGATGGAGAAAAGTACTTGGCCCTTAAGCTAATGATTTCTTGGTGTTGTTCTGGTTTTATCAGGTACAAATGTGCTTGCTGTAAACAATGTATCACAGACTGTGATGCAGCCAGATGATACTGTGAGGGTGGATCCACTAAAGGATCTCAAGAAATATAGAGGAGGATATGatatcaaaaacaaacattattggAGTGTAATTCCCTCTTAATCTCtctttaaattcataattatgtGAAATCATGATGCTCATGTAGGAAATCAGTGATGCCATCATAATTTTAGCATTTATTAATGTAATCTCATGTTGTATTTTTTGCAGTCAACCATGTTCACAGGAGTTCATGGATATGTCATTGGGGTAATCTGGCTTCTTGGTGGCATAGCATATGGAGGCTTTCTGCTTGCAACTGTCTTTTGTTGTAAAAATAGAAGGAATGAAAAGCTGAAGAAAAGATTACCTTGCCATAAGCAATGTTACCTCTGGCCTCTTCTCCTGGCTATATTTTTCACCATCTTAGCAATGTAAGTCACGCCACTTTTGCATTGCAAAATCCAAATAATATTAACTGATGCAAGACTAACAAATAGAAAACTATCTGCAGAACTGCATCTGGGCTAGTTCTTGGAGGGAATGCGAAGTTCCATTCGCGAGCAAAAACTGTTGTAGACATCATCATTGACACGGCAAACAATGCAACGAAAACCATGTACAACACAACAGGAGCAATGAAGGACATGAAAGAGAGTCTAGGAGCATCTAATCAAAGTGCTGCGGTTCAGGCGTCTAGCTTCCTTACCTCCACATCAGAGCAACTTGATGTTGAGGCTGCTGATATACAAAGACAAGCTAGGAAGAATAGGCGGTTGATCGATAAGGGTCTCAAGATTGTGTAAGTTTGTCTCTCCGATTGCAAATCATGTGTAACCATGTCCATTTGAGCTTCTCTAAAAGATAGTATATGATACTTGCTACAGGTATATAGTAACCACAGTGACAATTTCCTTGAACCTGGCTGCGCTAATTGCTCTTTCAGGTATTTCTCCCTATGTGTCCAACTCATTAGTCCTACtgccttttcaatttagttgATTGTTACAACTTTTGAGCCTCGTGAAatcagaatggaaaagaaaaaacactccAAAATCCGGAAATTTATTATGATTCAGCATCTGAACATTCATTCATTATTATGATCATGTTGAATATATTTCTCATTTAAAGTTTGAATTCATTCTGTTGCAGTCTGTGGAACTCTGAGGTTACGGCGACCACTTAACATGTAAGTGAAATAAAGGATCCTTACATGGCTGAAGCCGAACTAGCACACTTCCTAAAAGAGAGAATTGACTGTCAAGTACTTTGGCTTATACAAATTCTTATGATTTGTTTCTCTTGCAGACTAATTGCAGTGTGTTGGATCCTGACTGTTCTATGCTGGATATTTTTTGGGCTGTATTTCTTCTTACAAAAGTAAGTCTTTAAGTTTTTTCCATTACctcaatttctctttttttaaacaaaagctCATAAGAAATTGATTGAGGAGCTGAGGTTTCTGAGTACTTATTGAGGGAAAATCCACATGTTCTGCAGCTTTTCAAGAGATTCATGCACAGCTCTCGAAAGCTTTCAACAGAACCCTTACAATAACAGCTTGAGTTCAATCCTTCCCTGCGATCAATTGCTCTCTGCAAAACCAGTCTTATTTGATGTCAGTCAAGGGATCTACAGCCTTGTCAATCAGGTAGATTAGCAGGATGCTACATTTCATTTGCATTTTGTTTCTATCCGATCGAACCTCAGTCATTTTATCATGTGATTTACACTAATACCTTCTTCTGCTGAAACATCACAGGTGAATGCAAACTTATCGACCATACAAGGATTGCCTTATAAAGTGTGCAATCCCTTCTCAGCACCACCTGAATACCAATTCCAGCCCGATAAGTGCCCTTCTAACGCAATCCGAATCGGCGATATCCCACAGGTATGTCAAAGGGAAGATCAAAGAAATTTTGTAGCCTAAGATCTTGCTGTTCATGTTCGCCAACTGAATTGCTATTCCACAGGTGTTGAAGGTATTTACTTGTTCCAGTTTCGACAACGGAACATGTGCCAGCGGACAATTCATATCGCCTAATGATTATACAACAGTCGAGGCATACACAACATCCATTCAGAGCCTGCTAAATGTGTATCCTGAGATGGAAAATCTTGTAGAATGTCAAACAGTGAAGGACGCATTTTCTGAAATCCTTTTGTACCATTGCAAACCATTGAAGAGATACATTCGAATGGTGTGGACATCGCtggtgtttctctctttagTCATGGTGTTTTTGGTTCTGATATGGGCAAAGTTGGCTCAGCATGAGCAAGAACACCATTCTTTAGATGGTTCTGTTAAGCCACATTCGTCTGTCGCAAAGGAACCGGACACTGGAACCAAAGATAGCTCAAACCATACTAGTCCAGTCTAGGATGTAGTAACATTATACCTAGGATACTAAATTAAATTCTGGAAGATCAATGGTGCAAGCCAGCTTCCAAGAACACAGGATCAAAAATCATGATATACGATACTGTACAGGTAGATTAGACACATACCATAAAGAAGTGGAGGTCAGAAATCAAGAGGGCTGCAGAGATTGATTTTGTCTCGGTAGGAAGATGGTCACAAAATTTTCAGGAGGAAAGTCATACagattttttcattcatttgattgaatatcAGACCAAACCTTGGGGACCAACCCCACTATAGAATGTAACAAAATTTGTCAAGGCAATAATATTAAATTCCAATTTAATTCAGATTTCCCCTCCATATCTTTTActtgttatgttatttttactaTTCATTCACCTTAAATTtacttatgttttttaaagataagagattttataaatataaatgagatataaaaataataataggataatttaaaaaattatacttaataTGATGAGTTGATTCTCAAAATTCATAACCATAAGCTTAACTTATctcatgttttaatttatacgagtaaaaacatgaattttagtaaatttaattaatttgattagttttttaatgatttatttgacctgaaaattcaatcagttaaatcaaataatttttttttttaaaataatattgccaCTAAAATGTACTCAAGCAACATAAATCATTTACTTACacaattaaataaacattttcccatgccataaataattgaatttcattccatcATTTTATTGGAAGTAAAGCTCGTGGACGACTTGTCGCTCCAACTTAAAAACCACGCGTAATCCATTTGGTAATAAACAAACTGTCGTCTGCCATTGCTCGGATAATCGCCGATTTGTCGTCGAAAGACAACTTGGAAATGCAAGCACTGCCTGTTAACCATGGAGAGGACTGAAACAGGTAAAGTAACAAGCCCAGTAGAGCTCAAAGATTGTATAGAAGAGTTAGTAAAGTTCACTCCTGGGGTTCAATTTAGGCCCCTCAAGGGAGTCCTCTTCTTACCTGCTCAAAGAAGATCAAAATGATCACCACCCCATTTCACATACTACTTCTGGTAAGAAAGTTTTGAACTTTATGCATTAGAAATGAACTTTTTTGATTGGTTGTTTctggttctttttctttttgtgtttggtttctgGGAGAGTGGCATGCTTTGACTCATTTGGGCTAGTTTGTTGACTTTGGtttttgatgatattattgatGGTTGCTGAGAAATTCAATGATAAGAAAAGGAttgagaaaggaaaacagaTTTCTCCTTTTgaagttataattttaattggtttaatgtagggttttttttaagttgtatATACTTGCATTGGGATTTATTCCTTTGGCCATTGATTGGTTGCTGAGaatttatagaaagaaaaaacatgaaaaggaaatagagagggagagaaggtTCGTGACTTTATTGTGCtttgattgttgttttcttaattaatgttaattaaaagaCAATTTGATATTGCTTTATgtgctaatttttcttttttcagtcaTTGAGTTAAACTGTTGCAGATTGCTTGAGACAAGTTCCTCCACAGCCTCTATACAAGTGCCTAGCGATGGCATTGTATGATTCTGTAACCTGTGGAAAggtgtcgcacccgacatcgcggcggcccacaaaaaataatctctgattatgaaaaaagaacagatatctggcatcttgttcttttaggggaaaaggtcttgtataaggagtcgccacctagtattacggtcactaggaaccctaactggtcatcAGAGATTCTATAgctcgggattggttacgtaaaagggaagatattatcaccccttaaacgttctgcctgaggcagactgcattgctggttttgtcttaaattgctaaacatttattcgtttatgctatgatgatttgtttataatattcctgactctggcgccagtgaatattcgaactcgaataattccaactctggcgttggtaaaaattcgtagctacgaaaaattagatcaatattttttattccctactctagcgccagtgaataaataaataaaaataaattgatttttacgcatgcccatatttttttatttttctagctaaataaaataaaatacaccgaataaaaataatataaatttaaaccggtatttttattcctgactctggcgtcagtgaataaaccaataaatttacattatttttatccatgcatacacattttttattttttctaccttttttacttttctgtttttttattttttatttttttgggctgggcccagctcagcccacatgggctgggctagacccagcccagcccagccggtcactggcccaagccggTGACCAGGCTGGGCTGAGCAACACGCGTGCGCTAACGCACGCGTGTTGCTTCAGTGtgaaagtgaattaaaattcacttgcacagagccaatgctaattaaattaacaaagaagCAAAGGTTTGCTTACCTGGTGCTGGAGACCGAAGATGCTTACAGTGCTGATGGATCCTCGCCCGCTGCTTCCCTTTGTCTTCCTTCTGCGCTCACCTGCCTGCgtgttccttttgttttctcagcAACTTTTGAAGCTGAGAAGGTGATGAAGAGGCTGGCCTGCTGggaatttgttttgattctgGGTTTTCGTTGTTTGCAGGGACGAAGGCAATGGCAGAGCCAATACTCGTCTCTGTTTATTGCTGCTCTCTtgttctctctgtctctctgtgtattatttctttctctgGATTTATGCTCTGTTTTTCCTCTGTTCTTTTCTCCGGTTTCTGGTTTTTCGTCTGGGTTTAGCTTCAGTTTTTTCCCCCCAGTTTTCCCCAGTTTTTTCTTCCCTGCCGTATGGCTTTTTCGTGTCCccagtgtttctttttttttctcccgtCCCCCCTTGTGATTCCTCCTccgtttttctttcctcttgtCCCCCTCGCGAGGTTGCCTTTACCCGGGTTTTTATAGGGCTGGGAGATCGATCGGCGCTGTAACAGCCGGCAGTAATGGCGTGGGGCGCTCCATTCAATGGAGAAACGTCCCTGCGTTTAATGGCGGAGCCGCTGCAGAGGAAGAAAACGAGCGAACAGTCGCCTGCCCCAAAACGACTCCGTTTTCTAATTTCAAAGGCTGCTTTCAGTTTGGTTCTTGGAATTCTTGTAATTTTGCAATCAAGCCCCTGGTTAAAATGTAATTGGATCCTTGCATTTCCGCGCCATTTTCAAGctagtccttggattttaatttttgcaatttggacccaaactttgatatttcttcaattaagtccttgatttcattaattaaattaattcaaagctcaattaagtctcaaacttatcaattctccaattaaaaccttgattggattaattaaattaatttcaagcttaattaagtctcaaacttatcaattctccaattaaacccttaattggatttaattagattaatttcaaagtttaattaaaccccaaaacttccaatcatgttgcccttaacccaaatttttaatttattcttcatttattttgtttttacttgttttttatcattattttttttatcatcattttttatccttttcagtaaataaaataataataataataaaaataaaaatggtcaaaaattgggttatgacagttgccccctctttataatatttactatgcaaagatattggaaaatttcattttccattagttttgtgtagtaaatttataaagaaaagtaaataCAGAAAgaacctttgtttttttttttttttttttgaaaacaggAGATTGACATATGACTTTTACAGAGAGAtgttgaaatcaagaaacaagtaATTCAAACGATGAcccactttttttgtttttgtttgttttttgtttttgttttttttttgtttttttggttttttaaatggATCAAATTGTTTTGGGCAACCTGCCCGATGATAAAagaacgcgaaaagggtttcgcgagtggtctaattgttccaggcgacctgcccgataggaagaataaaacgcgaaaagggtttcgcgagtggtcaaattgttccaggcgacctgcccgatgaagaataaaacgcgaaaagggtttcgcgagtggtcaaattgttccaggcgacctgcccgatgaagaataaaacgcgaaaagggtttcgcgagtggtcaaattgttccaggcgacctgcccgataggaagaataaaacgcgaaaagggtttcgcgagtggtcaaattgttccaggcgacctgcccgataaagaataaaacgcgaaaagggtttc
This region includes:
- the LOC18106850 gene encoding uncharacterized protein LOC18106850, yielding MGSTHATLLVVSLIFLVILGSNLIAGQTFSSNSSEPGTNVLAVNNVSQTVMQPDDTVRVDPLKDLKKYRGGYDIKNKHYWSSTMFTGVHGYVIGVIWLLGGIAYGGFLLATVFCCKNRRNEKLKKRLPCHKQCYLWPLLLAIFFTILAITASGLVLGGNAKFHSRAKTVVDIIIDTANNATKTMYNTTGAMKDMKESLGASNQSAAVQASSFLTSTSEQLDVEAADIQRQARKNRRLIDKGLKIVYIVTTVTISLNLAALIALSVCGTLRLRRPLNILIAVCWILTVLCWIFFGLYFFLQNFSRDSCTALESFQQNPYNNSLSSILPCDQLLSAKPVLFDVSQGIYSLVNQVNANLSTIQGLPYKVCNPFSAPPEYQFQPDKCPSNAIRIGDIPQVLKVFTCSSFDNGTCASGQFISPNDYTTVEAYTTSIQSLLNVYPEMENLVECQTVKDAFSEILLYHCKPLKRYIRMVWTSLVFLSLVMVFLVLIWAKLAQHEQEHHSLDGSVKPHSSVAKEPDTGTKDSSNHTSPV